The candidate division KSB1 bacterium DNA window GCATGCCGGCCTGTTCAATATCGGCACTGCGCAGGATCAGCCGTTGCTGTTCGATTTCCCCGCGCCGCCGCAAACCTCCCATCTCAACCTCTGGCTGGATGGCGCGCTCTACAGCAATGATCCGCTGGTCACCGGCCTGCCCAATCTTCCCCTGGCACAAGCACCCCTCCTGCTGCCAGATGGCACGATTCAATGCGAATACCGTGTTGGCCAGTTTGCCCTCACCCAGCGCCTGCGGCCGGAACAATTCAGCGACACCACCGGTGCGATCTTCATGCAATACCTGCTCACCAATTACGACACGCAGGCACATCAGGCCGGTCTGCTGCTCGAGCTCGACACCAAAATCAACCAGAATGACGCCACGCCTTTTCTCACCAGCGCCGGCTACAGTCGCGCGGAAAAAGTCTTTGCCGGTGCCGCGGTGCCCGATTTCTATCTGGCGTTCGAATTCGGCCCGGATTCCAGCGGGCTGGTGGCGCAGGGCACGCTCGCGCGCGCGCATGCCACCCGCCCCGATTTCCTGGCCATCGGTGACTGGATCAACCTCAGCCAGGTGCAGTGGGATTACACCCCCGACACGCTGAATTTCAAAGACAGCGCTTTGTTGTTGCGCTGGGATCCGGTGCCCCTGGCGCCGGGTGAAACCCGCTCCCTCGCCACCTATTACGGCCTCGGTGATGTCCAGCGCGCACCCGGCGTTCTCTCCCTGAATCTCAACATGCCCGCGCGCCTCACATGCGTCAACGATTCCCTGGCGCCCAATCCCTTCAGCGTAAGCCTGCTGGTCAGCAATCGCGGTTTCTCCACCGCTCAACAGGTCGTGGCGGAGCTGGAGCTGCCCCCTGGCTTGTTGCTCGCGCCCGGCGAGTTCGCCCGCAAGAGCCTCACCCCCGACAGTCTGGCGCCGCAGGCGAGCGGCACCGTGGCGTGGTCGGTGAGGGCCCTGCCGGTGGCGGCCGACGTGAATTTGCGCGTGCGGGCAATGGTCACGGCACGGGGTGCCCCGGAGAACGCCGTGGAAACCACCCTTGCCCTTCCCTACTGCCGCGTGGCGGGCTTTGAAATGGTGATCTCACCGCGGCGGCGCGCGCTTCAGGCCGGCAGCCGTGCGGAATTTCAAGTGCTGGTGCAGCCGCTCGGCAGTTTTAATCAACCGGTGGCGCTGTCTTTATGGCCGGCCCTGCCGGGCGTGAGCGCACACTTCGAGCAGCCGGTGGTTTCACCGGGAAGTTTGACGACCCTGGTGTTGCAAACCGCGGCGAGCCTGCTGGCCGGCACCTATGATTTCATCATCACCGGCCGCGCCGGCAATCTCGCGGTGAGTGATACGATTTCCCTGGAGGTTGCCGGAGTGTTGCTGGATCACGACCCTCCTTTCACCACCGGCCACAATCCCGGCCGCGGGGCGGTGAATGTGCTGCCCGAGGGCGCCCTCACCGTGGAGATTCACGACACCGGCGCGGGAGTGGACAGCGCCACGATTGTGCTGGCGGTGAATGATCGCCGCGTCACGCCGGTGATCTCCGGCAGCCCGCCAAACTACCTGGTGCGCTATCAGCCGCAAACGGCATGGCATTACAACGAGGAAGTCACGGTGAGCGTGCGTGCCGCAGATTTGGCCTCGCCACCCAACCTCATGCCGGAGGAGCGCTATCGCTTCAGCATCGTGCGCGATGAGCAGCCGCCGTTTGTCAGCGACCGCCAGCCCGCCGCCGGTGCGCAGGAGGTGGCGGCCAACACCGCCATTTCTTTTCATCTGCGTGATGAGGCCAGCGGGGTCGCCGGCGAAAGCCTTGCGCTGTGGGTGAACGGCGCGGCGGTGGTGCCCGCGCTCAGCGGCGGCCCGCGCGATTATCTCGTGCAGTATCAACCCGCGGTGGCGTTTGCACCCGGCGAAAACGTGACCGTCAGAATCACGGCGCACGATCGCGCCCTGCCGCCCAATCACCTGGTGGAGGAATTCAGTTTCCGCGTGCGGCCTGCGGTTTATGATTTGATGGTGACCGTATTGCGGCCGCTCGGCGATTTGCGACCCAACGCCGGCGCCCGGGTGGTGGGTGAAATTCGCAATCGCCGGGACGCCATTGCCGAACCTTTCCGCCTCGAGCTGCGCCGCGATGGCGAACTGGTGCAGGATACTTTGATCACCGCGATGGCCGGCGGCGCCACGCTCAGCAAAACCTTTGCGGTGAATTTCCGGCAAACCGGCAGTCAACGCCTGCTGCTGCGCGTCGATGCCGATGATCAAATCGCCGAGGAAGCCGAGGACAACAACAGTCAGGAGCTGGTGGTGGAGCTGTTGCCGGCGGAACCGGCGCCGGCATTTTCGGTGCGGCCCAACCCCTTCACCCCCAACCACGACGGTTACAATGATGCGGTGAAATTTTCCTATGCCGGCCTGGCGCTGGCACAGCCGGGGCTGCGCGTGTTCGATACCGCGGGCCGAACCGTGCTGTCCGTCGATCGTTTGCCGGCGAATGAATTCCTCTGGGATGGCCGCGATGATCACGGCCGGCCACTGCCGCCCGGGGTTTATCTCTATTCTTTGCAGAATCACGGCCGCAATGTCAAGAACGGCTATGTCGTGCTGGCGCGCTGAAGGGAAACCGGCGACACCGCGGTCGGGGTTGGCGCAGCGCGGACCTCCTGTCTGCCTGCACGCTGGCAGCCCAAGGCTGCCAGCTTTTTCGGGCCGATATCATCCCAAAGCCCAAACCCGCAAGGACGCGAAACCGCAGAGGTTTCACCAAGAATCACCGTTCCGCCACGGTTTGACCGTGGCTTGATCTTGCGATTCTGCGGATGCTTTCAGCAGGAATGCCACGGCCAAGCCATGGCAGATTTAAAAAAGGGGGGTGAGCGAAGATTTTTTAACCAGGCAACTCACCACGAGCATGCGGGAAAATCTCTGGTGGCTTGTATGATTTTTGTGGTGCGGAGGCTTGTTGTTTGAAAAGTGGGCCTGCGATTGGAATCGCAGACTCAAAGCCGGCTTGTCACCCCATTGGTGGGCAGCCGCTTTCAGGCGGTTCCAGCTTTTGCCTGGGAATTTATTCTCAGGCCGCGTCATTCTCATGGCATACCCTATGGCGTCCTCCGGTATTGTGCATGTGGGAGAATGCTCCTGCCAGGACCCGGCCGTCGCAGCAAAGCCCCGGCGTTTTGGTGATATGTGAGCTTTGGAAGCCCCGAAACAACCGAGCTTGTGACGTTTTCCGACAGACACCACGACCTTTTCCCGGCATAAGAATGCGAAACCACCTCCACAAGCACTGGCCACTCCTGGCCGGCCTGCTGTTGCTTGCCCAGACCGCCACTGCCCAGCTTGCTGATCCACGCAATCCCTCGACCCTGCAAGACAGCCGCATAGTTTTCGCCAATCCCGCCGCCACCGCGCTGCTGGCCGGGCAGGCCTATCTCGGCTTGCAGCTCATCTACCCCGGCGCGATTGCAGACAACGCCTTTGCTCTGAAAGCCTCCCACCTGGCCGTCACCTGGCCCGGGCTGGGCGGCACCGCATTTGGCGCGGGTTTGCATCTGCGCCACTTCAGCGCGCCCCTGTTCAGCGAGAATCGTCTGGGCTTGCTCGCCGCCTGTGCCCTCCACGAGAAACTGGCGCTCGGCGGCGATCTGGCCGTGCGCTGGCAGGCATACGATCGCGGAAAATTCGACTTGGTGGATGCTGATGATCCGGTTTTTCGCCGCACCGGCGGGCCATTGATTTTCGATCCCGGTCTTGGTCTGCTCGCGCGCGTGCACGAGACCGTCCTGCTCGGCGCTTCGGTTTATCACTTCAACCGGCCCAATCTCGCGCGCGCCGGGGAACGATACCTCCTGCCGGCGCAGGCAGCACTGGGCGCCACCTTCGATCATCGCTTTGGCCGCTTCGATTTGGGCATCGCCTATCACCGGCAGCAATGGCAACCCGCGTTTGGCGCTGAAGTTTTTGCTAAGCGCCTGGGCCGCCTGCGGCTGGGCTACGGCGCGGAGAATGCGGTGTTCGAAGGCGAACTGCTTCTGCCGCCCGCCGCGGCCCTGCTCTACAGCTTTCACCTGCCCACCAGCGATCTCGGCCTGCTCAGCTCCGGCTCGCATGAGCTGGGCGTGAAGCTGGCGGTGCCGTGGCTCAATCCGCCGGCCGCCGAGCCGGAGGCGCCTTTCTATTTGCAGGCTTTTCCGCCTTCCCGGGTGGTCCTGCCCGATGACACCCCCCTGTACAATCTCAATCTCGTGCGCCGGGAAAATTTCACCAAACCGGTGCAGCTCGAGGTGCGCGAATTGCCGCCGCCTTTGCGGCCGCGCCTCTCGCAAAGCACGGTGCGCGGCATCGAGACCGTGATTCTCGCGCTCGAAGCGCCGGGGAAATTGCAACCCGGCGATTACCCCTTCATCATCACGGCGCGGGCGCCCGGCCATGTGCATCACCTGCCCGTGCATCTGCGCGTGAACAACATGCCCCGGCTGGTGCCGGAAATTTTTGCCACGATCGACAGCGTGGAAATCATCGAGCTGCGCAATGTTCTGGAGGAATTGCCGCTCATTCCGCGCCTGTTCTTCCCGCAGTCGCAAAGCCGGCTGCCGGAGAATCGTTATGACCTGCTCAGCCCGCAGCAGCACGTGTTCGTCATGGCCAACGTCACCGAGATCAATGCCGCCTATCGCAACCTGCTGAACATCATGGCGGCGCGCCTGGCGCAGAATCGCACGGCGGTGATCACCCTCACCGGCTACAGCTCGGGGCCGCCTTATGAGGCGGACTGGCGCAGCCTCGCGCTTGGCCGCGCCCGGGCGGTGAAGAATTATCTGGTCGACAGTCTGCAGGTGCTGCCGGAGCAGGTGGTGATTGCCCCGCCCCAACGGCCGGCGCGCAGCCATGCGCTGCCCAGTCTGCCGCGCCAGGAAGAATGGCAGCGCGTCGAGATTAGCGCGCCGCCGCCGTTCGAGCAGCAAATCCTGGGGCCGTTGCTGGTCACCAAAAAAGAAGTCGAGGCGCAGCCGCCACGGTGTGCTTTCGTCACCAAATACTCCGTTGCCGAAGCCGGTCTGGCAGCCTGGCAAATCACCCTGATGAATGATCAACAGGACACGGTGGAGGTGCTCGCAGGCAACGCAGAAATGCCGGACACGGTGTTTTGGGAATGGCAGCATGCCCTGGTGCAGCAACACCCCAAAGCCGCCACCGCCGTCGAGGCGATCCCCCTGCCGCGCGGCAGCGACAACGCAGGGTGGCCGCAGTCCGGCTTTTTCACCCTAACGCTGCGCGATGCGCTCGGCCAGACCGCCACTTCGCCGCAGCGCCGCCTCGCCATTCGCCATCGCACCCGGTTGGCCAATGAAGTCGGCATCGAGCGCATTCCAATTTTTCTGTTCGGCTTTGCCGAACATCAATTCAGCAGCCATTCCCGCCAGTTGCGCAAAAAGCTGCGGCTGATTGCCGCCAAGCTGGAGGCGGATCCGGAAGCGACCTGTCTGCTCAAGGGCCACACCGATGCCATCGGCGACCAGCTCAACAATCGCTGGCTCTCGATCCGCCGCGCCAAAACCGTGTTTGACATGCTGGCCTCCTTCGGCATCAGCCCCGAGCGCATGACCTACATCGGTTTGGGCGAAGAAGAACCACTGGCAGACAACCGCCTGCCGGAGGGCCGCATGATGAACCGCCGCGTCGAGGTTCACATTCGCCACTCGCCCAACTGGCGCAACACCGCTGCCCGTTTCGGGTTCGACTGATCCGCCTGCCGCCGGGCCGCCCCGCGCTCCAGGCAAAACCTACAAGTTCGCACCGCAACACAGATGCCGCCAAAAACAAAATCCCACGGCCGCCGGTTTGACACGGCGCGGTCGTGGGATTTTGTCGTGGCCATGACGCCCGGCGCCCGCCAACCGGGCAAACCTCGCGCGCCTCAGGCAAAACTCATTTCGTGGCTTCTTCCAGCAACTCGTTCATGCGATTCACGAAGTCAGCCGGCGAGGGCATGGTGCCCTCCAGCAGCAAGGCGCCTTCATACAACTGCAGGATGCTCTTGCGCAGGATCGGATCGGTCGGGCTGCTGAGATTGCGCCGCGAAAGATTCTTGATGAGCGGATGGGACAGGTTGACTTCCAGGATGCGTTTGGCAGCAGTGTAGTTCTGGTCCATCAGCTTCATCATCTTTTCCATCTGGCTGTCCAGGCCGTTTTTGCCCGCCACCAGCGTCACCGGCGAGTTGACCAGCCGCTTCGACGCCACCACGTCCTCCACCTTGTCCCCCAGCGTTTCACGGAAAACCGTGAGCAGTGATTTCGCCAGATCACCGCTCAACGCTTCCTGTTCGCCGGCCTGATCGCCGGCGAGTTCCAGGTCCGCCTTGTCGATGGAAAGCAGGGGCTTCTTGTCATATTCATGGAGCGCAGGCAGCACAAACAGATCCACCGGGTCGGTGAGCAACAGCACTTCGATCGCGTGCTTGCGGAAATATTCGAGCTTGGGATTTTTTTCGACCGCCTCGCGGCTCTCGCCGGAGAGATAGTAGATCGCCTTTTGTTCGGGTTTCATGCGGCTGACATAATCGCGCAGACCGGTCAGCTCGCCGCGCTCCAGCCGGGTCGATTCATAGCGCAGCAGCTCGATGATCTTGTCGCGATTGGCGTAGTCGGTGTTGACGCCGGTCTTGAAGAACGGGCCAAAATTGCGATAGAACCTGTCGAATTTCGGCTTCTCCTGTTTCGCCCAGTCCGCGAGGAAGGCCAGAATTTTTTTGGTGAGGATGTCGCGGATTTTCGCCATCGCCGGGCTGCTTTGCGTGAGCTCGCGCGAGACGTTGAGCGGCAGGTCGGCCGTGTCGACCACACCCTTCACAAAGCGCAAATAGTCCGGCAGCAGCTCTTTGCAGTCATCCTGAATGAAAACTTTGTTGGAATAGAGGTGCAGGGAGCGTTCGTGGGGATCGCGAAACCACAGCGGCGGTGCGGTTTCGGGGATGAAGACCAGCGCGTTGAATGTCACTGCGCCTTCAACCGCCAGATGCAGATGGCCGAGCGGCGGATTGTAGTCGTTGCTGATGAACTTGTAAAACTCGATCAACTCCTCCTCGCGCACCTGTTCCTTGGGCTTGTGCCAGAGCGCGGCGACCGTGTTGACCTTTTCCTTGCCGAGGTAAATGGGGAAGTCGACAAAATTGGAGTATTTGTTGATGATGCGCCTGACCGTGTATTCCTCGCTGAATTCCTTCGCCTGCTCGCGCAGCTTGAAGGAGATGTGGGTGCCGCGGTTCGGCTTGTCGATTTCCTCGATGGTGAAGGTGCCCTCGCCGCCGGAACGCCAGCGCCAGCCCTTCGAATCGGGATCCGCATGGCGGGTTTCGATCGTCACCTCCTCGGCCACCATGAACACCGAATAGAAACCGACGCCAAACCGGCCAATCAGATTGCCGTCGAGCGTGCGATTTTCCTGCTGCACTTTCTGCAGGAACTCCAGCGTGCCGGAGCTGGCCACCGTCCCGATTTTGTCGATCAGGTCTTCGCGTGTCATGCCGATGCCGGTGTCGGTGATGGCAAAAGTGTGTTCTTTGGCATCCAGCGTGACGGTGATTTTCAGATCGGCATCGGGGTCCAGCACATTGCGGTCGGTGAGCAGGCGGAACCGGATCTTGTTGAGCGCATCCGAAGCGTTGGAGATCAACTCGCGCAGAAAGATTTCAGGGTGCGTGTACAGCGAGTGCACGATCAGATGGAGCAATTGCTTCATCTCCGCCTTGTACTCGAACTCCTGAATTTTGCGGGCTTGATCAGCAGCCATATGACATCATCTCCTCTGTTACTTC harbors:
- a CDS encoding gliding motility-associated C-terminal domain-containing protein, giving the protein MPGILVLLSSALELWGQAAGSHLTFGDHRRFKTPAGDTAQLLRSGNGVVAVQVRATTDTLPTGHIVHAGLFNIGTAQDQPLLFDFPAPPQTSHLNLWLDGALYSNDPLVTGLPNLPLAQAPLLLPDGTIQCEYRVGQFALTQRLRPEQFSDTTGAIFMQYLLTNYDTQAHQAGLLLELDTKINQNDATPFLTSAGYSRAEKVFAGAAVPDFYLAFEFGPDSSGLVAQGTLARAHATRPDFLAIGDWINLSQVQWDYTPDTLNFKDSALLLRWDPVPLAPGETRSLATYYGLGDVQRAPGVLSLNLNMPARLTCVNDSLAPNPFSVSLLVSNRGFSTAQQVVAELELPPGLLLAPGEFARKSLTPDSLAPQASGTVAWSVRALPVAADVNLRVRAMVTARGAPENAVETTLALPYCRVAGFEMVISPRRRALQAGSRAEFQVLVQPLGSFNQPVALSLWPALPGVSAHFEQPVVSPGSLTTLVLQTAASLLAGTYDFIITGRAGNLAVSDTISLEVAGVLLDHDPPFTTGHNPGRGAVNVLPEGALTVEIHDTGAGVDSATIVLAVNDRRVTPVISGSPPNYLVRYQPQTAWHYNEEVTVSVRAADLASPPNLMPEERYRFSIVRDEQPPFVSDRQPAAGAQEVAANTAISFHLRDEASGVAGESLALWVNGAAVVPALSGGPRDYLVQYQPAVAFAPGENVTVRITAHDRALPPNHLVEEFSFRVRPAVYDLMVTVLRPLGDLRPNAGARVVGEIRNRRDAIAEPFRLELRRDGELVQDTLITAMAGGATLSKTFAVNFRQTGSQRLLLRVDADDQIAEEAEDNNSQELVVELLPAEPAPAFSVRPNPFTPNHDGYNDAVKFSYAGLALAQPGLRVFDTAGRTVLSVDRLPANEFLWDGRDDHGRPLPPGVYLYSLQNHGRNVKNGYVVLAR
- the htpG gene encoding molecular chaperone HtpG, whose product is MAADQARKIQEFEYKAEMKQLLHLIVHSLYTHPEIFLRELISNASDALNKIRFRLLTDRNVLDPDADLKITVTLDAKEHTFAITDTGIGMTREDLIDKIGTVASSGTLEFLQKVQQENRTLDGNLIGRFGVGFYSVFMVAEEVTIETRHADPDSKGWRWRSGGEGTFTIEEIDKPNRGTHISFKLREQAKEFSEEYTVRRIINKYSNFVDFPIYLGKEKVNTVAALWHKPKEQVREEELIEFYKFISNDYNPPLGHLHLAVEGAVTFNALVFIPETAPPLWFRDPHERSLHLYSNKVFIQDDCKELLPDYLRFVKGVVDTADLPLNVSRELTQSSPAMAKIRDILTKKILAFLADWAKQEKPKFDRFYRNFGPFFKTGVNTDYANRDKIIELLRYESTRLERGELTGLRDYVSRMKPEQKAIYYLSGESREAVEKNPKLEYFRKHAIEVLLLTDPVDLFVLPALHEYDKKPLLSIDKADLELAGDQAGEQEALSGDLAKSLLTVFRETLGDKVEDVVASKRLVNSPVTLVAGKNGLDSQMEKMMKLMDQNYTAAKRILEVNLSHPLIKNLSRRNLSSPTDPILRKSILQLYEGALLLEGTMPSPADFVNRMNELLEEATK
- a CDS encoding OmpA family protein, whose product is MRNHLHKHWPLLAGLLLLAQTATAQLADPRNPSTLQDSRIVFANPAATALLAGQAYLGLQLIYPGAIADNAFALKASHLAVTWPGLGGTAFGAGLHLRHFSAPLFSENRLGLLAACALHEKLALGGDLAVRWQAYDRGKFDLVDADDPVFRRTGGPLIFDPGLGLLARVHETVLLGASVYHFNRPNLARAGERYLLPAQAALGATFDHRFGRFDLGIAYHRQQWQPAFGAEVFAKRLGRLRLGYGAENAVFEGELLLPPAAALLYSFHLPTSDLGLLSSGSHELGVKLAVPWLNPPAAEPEAPFYLQAFPPSRVVLPDDTPLYNLNLVRRENFTKPVQLEVRELPPPLRPRLSQSTVRGIETVILALEAPGKLQPGDYPFIITARAPGHVHHLPVHLRVNNMPRLVPEIFATIDSVEIIELRNVLEELPLIPRLFFPQSQSRLPENRYDLLSPQQHVFVMANVTEINAAYRNLLNIMAARLAQNRTAVITLTGYSSGPPYEADWRSLALGRARAVKNYLVDSLQVLPEQVVIAPPQRPARSHALPSLPRQEEWQRVEISAPPPFEQQILGPLLVTKKEVEAQPPRCAFVTKYSVAEAGLAAWQITLMNDQQDTVEVLAGNAEMPDTVFWEWQHALVQQHPKAATAVEAIPLPRGSDNAGWPQSGFFTLTLRDALGQTATSPQRRLAIRHRTRLANEVGIERIPIFLFGFAEHQFSSHSRQLRKKLRLIAAKLEADPEATCLLKGHTDAIGDQLNNRWLSIRRAKTVFDMLASFGISPERMTYIGLGEEEPLADNRLPEGRMMNRRVEVHIRHSPNWRNTAARFGFD